AGTTCGCAACGGTGAGCGACCCGTTCGTCCGGAACGTGATCGGTGACGATTCGGAGGCGCGGTACGCCGGCGAATCGCTGGAAACGCTCAGCGAGAAACGGACCCTGGCCATTGAGATTGGTCGGCAGTTGGCGCGCGCGTATCGCGATCAGAATCTTGGTGGCAAGGCGGCGGAAGTTGAAGGGGTCCTGGGCACCTTGTTCAAAGCCGAGTGACGTCGGGCAGGACCATCGACGCAGAACTCCTTGATGAGTCTCGAAGCAATCGGCGCGGCGACTTCGCCCCCGTGTCCCGCGTTTTCGACCGCCACCGCAATCGCGATCTTGGGGTTGACTGCGGGCGCGTACCCCACAAACCAGCTGTGGGTCAGGCTTCGACGGCCGTCTTCGGCACTCCCAGTCTTGCCGCAGTATTGGAATCCCGGGATCTTGCTTCCTCGTGCGGTGCCAGTCTCCACAACCGCCAGAGCGGCGGACTGGAGTTGGTCCCAAAACGTATCTGGTAAGTCAATCCGCTGGAGCACTTGCGGCGAGACCCGGTCGGCGCTGGTCTGTCCATACTGCTGGATCGCTCGCACGACGTGCGGTTTGTAGACAATCCCGCGGTTCGCAACCGTCGCCACGAGGTTCGCCATCTGCATCGGCGTCATGGAAACCGCGTCTTGGCCGATCCCGAATTGGACCAGGTTGCCGCGGTAATAGCGCCCCTCACGGTTCTTTTGGACCCACGCCTCCGTGGGGATGATGCTTCTTCCCTCTTCGCGTAGGTCGATCCCCTGCATTGGGCCCAGATGCAGAAGCTCACATGCTTTGCGCAGGCCGTCCACTCCCACTCGGTTCGCCAGATCGCAAAAGTAGGTGTTGCACGACTTTTCGAACGCTCGATGGAACGTGATCGACCCGTGGGTGCCCAAGCACTTCAGCGGTCGTCCCTTGCCGAACGAGTAGAAGCCAGGGCAGTACGCCGGACGATTCGGATCAAACTTGCCAGTAAGAGCGGCCGCGATCGCGGTGACGATCTTGAACGTCGAGCCGGGCTGGTAGGTCGCCTGCGTCGCGCGGTTGAAGCTCGGACGATCCTCATTCTGATACAGATACTGGCTCTCTGCGGTGGTGAGACCATCGAGGAACATGCTCGGGTTGAAGCTGGGCGAGCTCACCATGCAAAGCACTTCGCCAGTATTCGGGTCGAGCGCTATTGCCGAACCTTTGCGACCGGAGAGCAACTCAGTTGCGAGCTGCTGTAGCCGACCGTCAATACCGAGCACGAGCTTGGAACCGGGGGTCGGCTCAGAGCGCTTCGAGATCTTCCGATCCTGACCTTTGCGCGGCGCATCCAGTTCGTCCTGCCCCGGCGTCCCCATCAGGTCAAGCTCGTGCGAGTACTCCACGCCGCTTTTGCCTACGAACATCCCGGGTTTAGCGTCGGCCGCTTTGAGCCGCTCCACGTCTTTCTCGTCCGGCGGACGGACAAAGCCGAGCACGTGGCTCATCCCCGCACCGCCGGGGTAGATCCGCAGAGGCTGGGAATCGACACCGAAACCGGGCAAATCGACGCTGCTCTCGGCGATCTTGGTCGCGGCGACGATATCCACGCCCGTGGCCACCGGGACGGGCAAGATTCCCCGCCACTTCTCGGATTCGATCTTGGCTTTGAGCTCGGCGGGGGGGATGCCAATCAACTGGGCCACCCGCTGAATGACCTTCGCATCACGCAGGGCGATGCGCGGCTGAGCCGTCACGACGAGTTCAGCTTTCACCCCGGCGACGATGGTGCCATCGCGGTCAACGATGAGTCCTCGGGGTGCGGGAGTCTCGATCCGCTGCCGCCCCAACTGCTCCGCACGCTCAATGAGAGCGGGTGACTTGACGACTTGGATGTACCAAAGGCGCAAGAATAGGCCAAGAATCCCGATGAACGGAAGCGAGATGAGCAGCATGACGCGCGCATCCATGGTTTGGCCTCTCTCTTCGTGGATTACGGACATCTCAGGGGTTCTTCAGCTCCCGCCAAACTCGCTTCAGCCGTGACACAAGAGGCGAATCGTGAGTACGCGTCGCCTGGGTTTTGACCGGGGCACGTTTCGCCCCGGTTAGTTGCTTCGGAGGGACGATGACCTGAATGTACCAGAGGCGCGCAAAGACCGTAAGCAAGCCGAAACACGGCACCAGAAAAAGCATCCAGGTGCGGAAATCCGTGTTCATGGGGCGGGGCTTTCTTCGCTCGGGCATATGCTGCCTCCAGGCACAGAAGTATTAACTCGATTGACCAGGCAATCGTTTCATCCGCCGTGCTTTCTGCACGTCGATTTCGGCTCGCGGCCCCGACGGTACGTCCGGGGAGTCTTCTCCGGACACGCTGCGCTCGCCAGTTGACCCGTATCCGCGCATACCATCACCGTGATGGTTCCTCGCTCCTCCTCGGGCGGTTTTGCAGCCGGGGGTGTTTGCCGCGGAGTCGTTTTGGGACCTGGCTCTGGCTTCGTCGCCGGGGGTTCCATCCCGCCTTGAGAACCGTCGTCATTGGGAGTCGTTCGCTCACCGGGAGGTGTGTCCGCGGGCTGGATCGGCGGTGCCTGCTCTGGCGAGCCTGCCGGGTCTCCGTTGCGATTCTCATCTGGATTCGGCTCGGTGTTGACAGGGGGATTCTCGTCTCTGGTGTTCGGGGTCTCGGCCTTCCACCCATCGATGGCGGGAGCGTTGTGCGAAGTTCCCCGCTCACCGTACTTGCGCTGCGCGCGCGCGACGATGTCGGTCCACATCTGCACCGTATGGGTACCGCCAAATACGTTGCTGGACATCTCCTCGTACTTCGGCACGATGATCCCGCCAGGGCGCTTTTCAAGGATCTCGTTGGCGATCCAGCCCACGCCAAGGAACTTGTCCGTGTAGCCCACGAACCATGCATCCCGGTTGTCGCTCGTAGTGCCGGTCTTTCCGCGCGCGTTGGTGATTCCGGACGCGGCCTTCGCCGTGCCAGAGGTGACCACCGAGCGCATGTAGCTGTCGAGCAGGTCTGCGACGTCGGCCTTTAGCTTGCCCCGCGTGATCCGACCGCGATTCGACACCAAGATGTCGCCGTCCGGGCCGGTGATCTGGGAGATTCCAAACGGCTCGAACTGCCCACCGCTGAGCATGAACGTGCTGTAGCCCCGCGCCATCTCGATCGGGCTCACCTCACTCGCTCCGAGCGCGCTGCTCAGGTACGGGTAGATCTCGTGCTCGAAACCAAACGTTCGGCGACAGCGGCTAGAAAAGTCGGCGAGGCCACGGGACCTCCCGTAGCGATACAACGCGTCCACTGCGGGCACGTTGATCGAAAACGAAATCGCGGTCCGCAAGTCCACGCTTCCTCCGTACCGGCCAGTCGAGTTGCGAGGCGAGTAGGGCGGCTGCCCCGAAAGTCTGAAGACTTGTTGCGCGTTGGTAAGCGCACTGTTCGGGCTCAGGATTCGCTGTTCAAGCGCAAGCGCGTAGACGAAAGGCTTGAAGGACGACCCCGGCTGCCGCTTCCCTTGCGAGCAGACGTTGAACTGATTTCGGTTGTAGTCGCAGCCTCCGACCATCGCAAGGATCTCCCCATCGCGATTCAGGAGCAAGAACGAGCCGGTGGTCACCCGTGACCGGCGGTACCGATCGACGATCGTCTTCACCCGGTCCTCTGCCGCGTCTTGGAGCGAGGCGTCCAGCGTGGTCCGGATCTTGTAACCGCCTTGGTCAATATGCAGATCGGGATAGCTACGCTCAATCGTCTTTAGCACGTAATCAACGAAATACGGTGCGACCTTCTTGGTGCGCAGCCCAGGCGACGGCTTGCGCTTGTTAAGCACGAGTTGCTCATTTTTTGCGGCCTGGTACTGCGCCTCCGTGATCATCTTCTCATCGCGCATGATCACCAGGACCGCGTCTCGATTGTGCAGGGCCACCTTAGGGTTCGCGATCGGGTTCTCGAAGCTGGGTCGTCGAACGCAGCGTGCCAGCGTCGCCGCTTCGGCGATCGTCAGTTCGTCGAGATCCTTGTCGAAGTACGTCTCGGCTGCCTTCTTGATGCCGTAAGACCAAGATCCGTAGTACACCTGGTTCAGATAGAACTCGAGGATGAACTCCTTGGTGTGGTGCTTTTCGATCTCAACCGCCAGGGCCATATCTTGCAGCTTGCGTTCGATGGTCTGCTTGGGGCTGGTGTAGACCCGCTTGGCGACCTGCATCGTGAGGGTGCTTGCTCCGCCTTCGATGCTACGCTCACGGGCATTGGTGACGGCTTGCCGCACAAGCGACCACGGGTCGATACCGCTGTGTGAATAGAACCGCTTGTCCTCTGCGGCCAGCGTCGCGTCCTGGACAATTTTGGGGACGTCTTTGAGCGCGACCCATTCGCGGTTCTCGCCGACCATGCTGAAGAGGACCTTCCCGTCGCGGCTCAGGATCTCGGTCGGAGCGATGTCGATCTTGTCCTTGACCGAACTGAGCGTCACCGCGAGGGGCTCGGCCTCTTTGAGCTTCATGCCCCAGACGTACGAGCCAGCCAAGACGCCTACCGATGCAAAAATGAAGAGCACCAAGGCCGTAATCTTCAGCCGGTGCAACCATTTTCGCCGAGGCTTGCGCGCCGGACGTGCAGAGGCCTTTAGTGCGTTACCCTTGGTGGACACGATGCTCGTTCAGTATAACGCACAGGGTTCGAGAGTCGTGCCCGTGCTTCAGACTGATCTCCAAGAGGTTTAGACGTGAAGCGGGGCCTAGTTGCATGCAGCTTAGGCGAAAATCCCATGGTGCGCGCCAAACTAGAGGGACCCATGCGACCCATCTCCCGCAAATTTGACTCCCTAGCCCAAGCGGGTGAGAAGGCGTTAGTGACCTTCGTCACTGCGGGCGACCCGTCCCTGGACCAACTCCCGGCGATCCTGGACACTCTTTGCGAGGCAGGCTCGGACATTATCGAATTGGGAATCCCCTTCAGCGATCCGATCGCCGACGGCCCTACCATTCAGGCAAGTAGCCAACGTGCACTGGATCGCGGAGTCCGGCCGATGGCGGTCCTGGAGGCCCTCTCACGATGGCAAAACCCTGGGGCGCCGATTGTGCTCATGGGCTACTACAACCCCGTGCTTCACGCCGGGATCGAGCGGTTCGCTCAGGCAATTCGTGATGCTGGCGCATCGGGCACGATCATCAGCGACCTCACGCCCGAGGAGTCGGACGCCTGGATTGCAACGAGCGAGGCGTGCGAGCTGGACCATATTTACCTGGCCGCACCGACGAGCACCGAGGCGAGGCTCGCGATGGTCGCCAAGTGTTCGAGCGGATTTCTCTATGCCGTGTCGAGAACGGGTGTCACCGGCGTGGGTTCGAAGTTCTCGGACCAGGTCGGTGACCTCGTGCTACGGTGCAAGGCCCATACCAATATCCCCATTTGTGTTGGATTCGGAATCAGCAAGCCGGAGCATGTGCACGCGGTGTGCGAGCAAGCTGATGGTGCGGTGGTGGGCTCTTCACTGGTAGATTTGCTGGCGAGCGAATGGGATTCGGGCCGAGGCGCATCGACGATTCGTGAGTTCGTTCGTGGTTTGAAGGCTGGTACCCGACCATAATAGAGGTGGGGAGATGAAGACTCGACGGCTCTGGCACGGGATCGCAACTGCCTCCGCGTTCGCGATGGCGCTGTGTTGCGCTGCCCAGACCGAGCAACCGCTGGCCTCCAGTTCGAGCGCTTCCACCGAGATCGGCGTCCCCATCGCCGGGTTCTCAGAGACGATGGTCACTTACGCGCGCGAAGTCCTCGTCCGGATCAACCAGATCCGGTCCGAGGAGAAGCTCAAGCCCGTTCGACTGAACTGGAAACTCGCCGAAGCATCGCTTTGGCATGCGAAGGACATGGCGTCCAAGGGCTACTTCGACCACAAGGACTCACTCGGACGCACCTCCAAGGATCGTATTGAAGCGCTCGGCATCAAGGATTGGAAGGTGATCGCGCAGAACATCGCGGGCGGCGCGGCCGATCCGGCCACAGTGGTGAAGATGTGGATGGACAGTCCCGGGCACCGCAAGAACATCTTGCGGCCGGACGTGACCGAGATGGGGATCGGGTACTACTTCGACCCCGATAGCAAGTATCTGAAGTACTGGGTTCAGGACTTCCTCGGACGTTAGGCGACGCTTGTCACCGGCTTCAGCTCGATCGGAGCGGCTTCGTAATTGTCCGTCTTCAGTTCTTCACCGGTCGCTTCCGCTTGGAGCACGGCCTTGAGACTTGCAATCGCGACTTCCAGGTGCTTCTGTTCCGGCTCAAGCGTGGTCAGAAACTGCTGGCTCCACAGGCCGGGGGCAAACGCAATCGTGATGATCCGCTTGGATCGGAACCGCCCTGCCAGGCGCAAGAGCTCGTAGCTAACACCGGCGATGAGCGGCACGATACAAAGTTCAATAAGCACGCGAACGGTGGTGTCGGCGAGCAGGTTGCCTGGAGCACCCGTCACCGGATAGCGGGGGACGAGCGGCAGGAACAGAAAGCTCACGATGAGGACGATGACGGCGAAGCTGGTTCCGCATCGCGGGTGCAATCGCGTGATCTTCGTCGCGTTCTCCAGGTTCAGTTCTTCCCCTGCCTCAATGACGTTGATCGCCTTATGCTCGGCCCCGTGGTATCGAAAGACGTCTTTGATAGCGGCCATGCGGCCGATAAGCCACAAGTAAGCTAGGAAGATAACGACCTTGGCGCATTCGGCAATGAAGTTGGTCGCCGTGCCTTGCTTATCGCCGGTCCAACGGCTGGAGAACTGCGCAACCAAGTTGGGAACGTACTGAAAGAGCATGATGCCCATCCCCAAGCCAACAACCAGCGCGCCGATGATTGAGGCACTCTGGATAGCGGTGCTTGTAGGCGCAGGCTGTGGCAGTCCTTCGGCTGGAACCGCCTTGGCGGCAGGCGTCGGAGTGCTGGCATTGGCGGAAGGTGTCGAGGCTAGAGCCTCAGGCTCAGGTGAAGCCAGTTCCGGGCGCATCTGAACGTCCCCGGCAAATCGCATCGACTTGATGCCAAGCGCCATGCCATCGAGGATTGCGAGCGTGCCCCGCAGAAACGGAAGTTTGAGCCACTTCTGCCGACCGACCCAGGTCTTGGCGAGCTCTTCGGTGTGCACCACGATGTTCCCGTTCGGGGCCCGACAGGCCACCGCGAAGTAATGCGGAGAGCGCATCATCACTCCATCGATGACGGCTTGACCGCCGAACTGTAAATACTCCGCATCTGGCATAGGCGTTGGAAGTGTACCTAGGGTGAGTTTCGGCTCTTCTCCGGGATGTTTTCACAGAAGTCCCGCCAGATCACTGGGACTTTCGTGAACATTGCCGAAGATGAGGCGTCTAGAATAGAGCATTCCTTGGAGGGAAACAATGAAGACCATCGACATGAAGTCGAATGGCCTTGTGCTCACCGAAGAGGAGGCGTTCGCGCTGCTGAACCTGGCATTGACCAGTCCGCAGAAGCTCGACGCAACTTCGGAAGAGGCCATTCATAAACTGGCTGCGTTCTGTTCGCAATCATCTCATAAGTCTCTGCAGCCAGCGGGTGAGCTGGAACGGGCGGTCTGATTCTCAGATCGCCTTGTTCGTTTCTGGAGCAAAAAAAGGCCCGCGTAGTGAAAGCCACGCGGGGGGAGATAGGAGTTGGTTGTATTGATTGCTACAGGCACGCTGAGCGGCCATCCCGCAGGTGTGGCAGGAAAGCCAGAAAGAGACGGCCACTCAACGTTTCCGGTTTATGATTTCAAAGAGAGCCCACAGAGGGCCGCGACTCACTGCATTGTTTCGCCGCGGCCTGGGGATGCATCGATTAGGCAGCCGCGAGCTGGTACTCTTCCTCGCCTTCGAGGACTTGCTGCAGTCGGAGGCCGATGATGTACTCGACCTCGGTTTGGGTCCGGGCAACACAGACGTACTTGGTTGCGCCACGCAGACGGCAATAGACCTGCGCCACGTGAAATGCCTCTAGGACACCCTCATCCACTCGGTTCGCCTTTGAATAGTCGAGTTTGTAGGTGAACGGTCGCTGAGGGACGGCCCCCAGTTCGTGAACAATCGCATCGGCGAAGACTTGCGCCTCGCCAACCGTGACATTTCCGCCGAGGCTTGCCTCGAGTGTGTTTTCCTCTTCGTTCCAATTAACGATATACATGGATTCTTTAGTCCCCGTCGGGAGCCAGATGAGCTTCCGATGGGTGGATTGTTCCCTGCTCCCTCGCCGCGCACGTTAGTCGAATTACGGGTGTCGATTGAACTCAAGCACCGTTTCCAGCTAGACCGTTTGCTGGCCCGTAAGGTGTCTAGCTGGAGGGTTGTACGGGGGCCTTTTGAACCTAAATCGGCAAGCTATCCCCGGCATTCGACGGGCTGCATGGAGTGCCTCGGCGCGGGAACCGTAGGGGCAAAGAGATCGTCGGCCCGTTGATGCGTTCGGCTCTCGCAGGGTATCTTCTATCCCTACGCGCTCGTAGCTCAGTGGATAGAGCATCAGCTTGCGGAGCTGGGGGTCGGAGGTTCGAGTCCTCTCGAGCGCGCCACTTTCCCTCACCTTTACAGAGTCAAGACAGAACTCCACAACAGGGGTCATTAATCTTGGACCACGCCTGCGACAGTGGTGCTTGAGCAGAAATCGCCTCCGCCGTCCAAGCATGTTCCAGCGACTTCGAACAACTGTTCGACCGGATTTTAGAACCGCAGACCCAATAGGCGCCGATTGGACCTTGGTGCTCCCGTTGAAACGTGACGTCCGGCATCACCTGTCCAGTTCGGATTGGGCCGGTCCCTGTATTTTTGCTCTTTTTGGTCCCAGGGCTGCAACTTTTGGCGATTCCGACCTATTCTAATGAATACGGTCTACCGAACGTGCCGAGTTTTCTTCGAGACCGCAGGCACGGGGGTAGGCAGCATTCCGCTCGAATGTAGATTCGAGTTCTTAAAAACGAGCGACTTCGGTCGCCGGGACGCAGCCAATGCGTCCAAGAAAGGATTGGCGAGGGTGCCCTGAGAAACAGGGGTGCCCTCCAGCCAAGGAAAATTGCCTTCAGGTAAATCTCCCCTCGTGAACCCTCATGACCGCTTGAACGCGGACATCACCGGTTGCCAAGCTTGTCCGCGGCTCCGGGCATGGTGCGTCCAGGTGGCCGCTGAGAAGCGTGCCTCTTTTCGGGATGACGACTACTGGGGATTGCCCGTGCCAAACTTTGGGGACCCCGATGCCACGCTGCTCATCGTCGGGCTTGCCCCCGCGGCGCACGGCGCAAACCGGACCGGACGGATGTTCACCGGCGATCGGAGTGGGGACTGGCTGTACCGCAGTCTGCACGCGATCGGCGCGGCCAACCAGCCTCACGCGACGGATCGCGGCGACGGCCTGGCCCTTAGGGGCGCACTGATCACGGCGGTGAACCACTGCGCGCCGCCGGGCAACAAACCCACCCCGGAGGAGATGGATGCGTGCTCAGTACATTTGCAGCGGACGCTCGCGCTCCGACCATGGCGAGCAGTGCTTTGCCTCGGAGGCATTGCTTGGGATCGATTCCACAAGACCCTTGGTGAGAAGCCTCAGATGAAATTCGGCCACGGGGTCGAATCGACCTCCGTGACCGGATTGAGAGTCTTTGGGTGCTACCACCCCAGTCAGCAGAACACCTTTACAGGCCGGTTGACGCAGCCGATGCTGGAACAGGTGCTGGCGCGGTGGTGGGCATGCCGTTGATTAGGTAGTCCCGCTCGACCACGAACTTCATAAGCTGGCCATTGCGAGAGACGGTGATATTGACCTTGGTGCCTTTTTGGCCCTCCATCATGTTCGCGAGCTTCTTGAACGAAAGTCCGCTCGGGTCCTCGCCATCAACGCTTAGAAGACTATCCCCTGCCTTCAGCCCCGCCTTGGACGCCGGGCTATTTGGCACCACGCGGAAGATCATCGTGCGCTCCATCTCCTCATAGTAGGCAGCCAGGATTCCCGTCTCGGCGATGGGCTTGCTCCCCGGGTCCTCGGTGTATCGCTCCAGCCAGACGTAGCGGCGCTCCATATCGAACGTGATGTTGAAGTTCTTGAGGAAGCCGAAGCCCACCGTGCCCGCGCTCTCGGCGGAGCTGCTGGGCAAGTCGATGATCGACCAGACACTCTCTTTGACCGGAACGCCAAAGATCTTCATGTCCTTCATGTACATGTACCAACTATCCACCGTTCCCGATGCCACGCCCGACTGCTTCATGAACTTTGGTGCGTCACCGATTTTCCAAATCCCCGCGTCCTCAAGGACGTCCTTGTGGGTGGTTGCATAAAACGCGTTCCCGGTGTCGAGCGCGAGTGTGAATCTCTTTCCAGTTGGTGCCTCCACGCGTAATTCGATTGAGTTGTTGCCCGTGGGGAGCATTTTCAGCAAAAAGGTCTTGACGTTGTCGGGCTTGCGCTTGCTGATGTCGTATGAATCCGGATAGAAAATGAACTTGCTCTTCTCGAAGTTGATTTCGGTTGTCAGGTGGCTAATGGTTTCGAGCCCCATGATCCCGTCGCAGTGGACGCCATAGTTCTCGCTCATGTTTCCCTGGTCCTGCTGCACCGCGGTGAAGCCCTTGGTATCGATTTTCATCGCGCCGAGGGAGAGCGTCTTGATCGGCACGGTGGGGGCCTCGAATTGTCCGACGAAGTCCCGCAGTGTTATGGATCCGGTCGGCTTTCCAATGTTCACCGATGGGCTGATGACGACGACACCTGAGAAGCCCGTATCGAACATGAAACTGCATTTCTGGCCGTTCACGAGCGCCTCGACGACCATAGCCTCTTCGGTCTTGATGAACGGGTGTTCGACAGGAGCGACCGGTCCGGCAGCAATGAGCAGACTAAGAAGTGTGGCTTGAATCATGTTCTAATTACTCTTACGCGCAGTGACCATGTAGATAGGCAACACCATCCACTGCATACCGCAGATCGTACACAGTATTGACGGTACGAGCCAGATGAAGTTTCCCCGCCGATCGACCAAGTCCATGATTGTCCAGAAGATTGTGCCGATCGTGAGGAAAAGAGACAAGAGACTCACCCAACCCGGCATCACGCTGCTCATGCGCTCGGACAGCTCTTTAGTTTTGTCCTGATTCTGAGCATTTGCCATCAACTCGGAGAAATAGGGGAGTAGCACCGTAACTGAATAGGCGAACACACACGCTGAGAGAAGGACCAACAGCCAACCGGCTGCGGTCCACAGACCGGCGTTCTTTGTAAGGAATGGCAAGGTGTGGACCGATCTGCTCTCATATCCCGCACGAGGCATGCTCTGGGGCGGAGCCGCCATCCCTCCATAAGGGACACCGGGGGGAGGAGCCATGGCGGGCTGGGAATGGGCCGCGGCACGCCGCTCCTCATCGATCAGCCGCATCAGGTCCTGTGCGCTGTTCATCCCGCTATCGATCTGCAGGGCCTCACGAGCGAGCGAGTACGCCGAGTCCCGATCTCCCTGCTGATACAGGTGCGTCGCGAAGTTGTACCGCGCCTTGGCGTTCTGCAGGTCTGCATTGACGGCAACCTGGAACGCCCCGGTGGCCTCGGCCGATCGGCCAAGCTGAGCGAGCGCAATGCCACGAATCGTGTGCGCCTGCGACGACTTCTGAGATTCGGTGAGCGCCCCGTCTGCAGCACGCAAAGCGTCTTCAAACCGGTGTTCGCCCAACGCCTGAGTCGCTTCTTGGATGAGCTGATCGTACTTTTCGGACATAGAATTTTGCCTTCTGTGCCAGAGTATGAAGCTTACGCTCATTCGGCGTCAAATCGGTTCGAACGGAATAGCTGGCATTCATTTCGGATCTGTCGTTATACTGGGACCCAAAATGCGTTCCGTGCGCATATCGGAGGGATACGGGTTATGAATTCAAAACTGTGGTTGATTTCTGGTTTGGCTACCTTGGCGGTTGCAATGACTGGCCTCAGCGGATGCAAGAAGGCGGAAGACTCCGCGGCGACGGGTGGGACGCAGGCGGGCTCCACCGCGCCAGCAGACACCGTTCGACCGGCTCCTACCGCAGAGGGCAACAAGATGGCTGGCGAAACGATCAAGCTCGGCTGCGTGGCAAGCTTGACTGGCGATCAGAAGCCTTGGGGCGACGACAGCGCCAAAGGTGCCAAGCTCGCGGTTGATGAACTGAATGCCGCGGGAGGCATTGGCGGTAAGAAGATTGAGTTGCTGACCGAAGACTCCGCCAGCAAGCCGGACCCAGCCAAGACCGCCGCCGAGAAGCTCATTTCCGATGGCGTGCTGGCCATCGTCGGAGAAGTCGCGAGCGGCCACACGGAGCTGATCGCACGCACCGCGTACGAGAAGGGCGTCCCCGTCGTCTCTATCGGTTCGACGAAGACGACTATCACCGACATCGGCACGAACGTTTTCCGCGTCTGCTACACGGACGATTTCCAAGGGCCGGTTATGGCTCAGTTTGCTTATGACGAACAAGGTATGCGCGAGATGGCGATCATCACGGACCGCAAGGCTCCGTACTCGCAGGGTCTCAGTGCAAGCTTCAAGACGAAGTTCGAGAGCTTGGGTGGCAAGATCGTCGCCGAGCAGGCCTACCAGACCGGCGAAACCCAGTTCCAGGGCATCTTGAGCGAGATCAAAGCGAAGAATCCGCAGGGCATCTTCTTGAGCGGCTATTTCCCTGAAGTCGGCCCGATCGCTTCGCAGGCTCGACAGGCTGGTATCACTGCAAAGTTCTTTGGTGGCGACGGTTGGGACTCCCCAACAATCCTACAGTCTGGCGGTGATGCGATCCTCGGCGGATTCTTGTGCAACCACTACAACAACAAGGAAGATCGACCGGAGGTCGGCAACTTCCTCACCAAGTACAAGGCGATCAGCGGCGGCAAGGAACCCGGCACCACCATGGCTGCGCTGGGCTATGATGCGGCTCTGGTCGTGATCGACGCTCTGAAGCGACTCGCCGCCGCGCAGAAAGAGTTCAACAGCAAGAACTTGATCGAGGAGATCGAAAACACGGTGAACATGGCAGGCGTCAGCGGCAACATCACGCTCAAGGGCATGAAGGGTAATCCTCCCAAGCGCGCACTCGTCGTCGAAGTGAGACCGATGGCCGAGGGATTCCAGGTGTTCCGCAAGGCTTACGAGTACGCGGACGTGATGAAGTAAATGGTGCTCGGCTCCGGGCTTTTGGCAGCGTTTGAACTCCAAACGCTGCCAGAACAGTTGGTGAACGGCCTGCAGTACGGTGCGGTCTACGCGCTAATGGCGCTGGGCTACACGATGGTCTACGGTGTGCTGCGGCTCATCAACTTCGCGCATGGCGAAATCTACATGCTCGGAGCCTACACCGCTCTCTTCGTCTCCTGGGCGTTCGGGTTCAGCCCTGCACAAGAACTCGGTACCCAAACCAACGTCTGGATTATCATCGCCATGCTCGCGGCGAGCATGGCCGTCTCCGCACTCTTCGGCGTGATCATTGAGCGATTCGCGTATCGACCCATGCGCAGTCAGCCACGCATTGCCGCGCTCATCACGGCCATTGGCGTCTCGCTGTTGCTGCAATACGGTGGTCAGCTCTTCTTGCCCAATTCTC
The sequence above is drawn from the Chthonomonas sp. genome and encodes:
- a CDS encoding uracil-DNA glycosylase, producing MNPHDRLNADITGCQACPRLRAWCVQVAAEKRASFRDDDYWGLPVPNFGDPDATLLIVGLAPAAHGANRTGRMFTGDRSGDWLYRSLHAIGAANQPHATDRGDGLALRGALITAVNHCAPPGNKPTPEEMDACSVHLQRTLALRPWRAVLCLGGIAWDRFHKTLGEKPQMKFGHGVESTSVTGLRVFGCYHPSQQNTFTGRLTQPMLEQVLARWWACR
- a CDS encoding PDZ domain-containing protein; the protein is MIQATLLSLLIAAGPVAPVEHPFIKTEEAMVVEALVNGQKCSFMFDTGFSGVVVISPSVNIGKPTGSITLRDFVGQFEAPTVPIKTLSLGAMKIDTKGFTAVQQDQGNMSENYGVHCDGIMGLETISHLTTEINFEKSKFIFYPDSYDISKRKPDNVKTFLLKMLPTGNNSIELRVEAPTGKRFTLALDTGNAFYATTHKDVLEDAGIWKIGDAPKFMKQSGVASGTVDSWYMYMKDMKIFGVPVKESVWSIIDLPSSSAESAGTVGFGFLKNFNITFDMERRYVWLERYTEDPGSKPIAETGILAAYYEEMERTMIFRVVPNSPASKAGLKAGDSLLSVDGEDPSGLSFKKLANMMEGQKGTKVNITVSRNGQLMKFVVERDYLINGMPTTAPAPVPASAASTGL
- a CDS encoding ABC transporter substrate-binding protein, with translation MNSKLWLISGLATLAVAMTGLSGCKKAEDSAATGGTQAGSTAPADTVRPAPTAEGNKMAGETIKLGCVASLTGDQKPWGDDSAKGAKLAVDELNAAGGIGGKKIELLTEDSASKPDPAKTAAEKLISDGVLAIVGEVASGHTELIARTAYEKGVPVVSIGSTKTTITDIGTNVFRVCYTDDFQGPVMAQFAYDEQGMREMAIITDRKAPYSQGLSASFKTKFESLGGKIVAEQAYQTGETQFQGILSEIKAKNPQGIFLSGYFPEVGPIASQARQAGITAKFFGGDGWDSPTILQSGGDAILGGFLCNHYNNKEDRPEVGNFLTKYKAISGGKEPGTTMAALGYDAALVVIDALKRLAAAQKEFNSKNLIEEIENTVNMAGVSGNITLKGMKGNPPKRALVVEVRPMAEGFQVFRKAYEYADVMK